A stretch of DNA from Anopheles nili chromosome 2, idAnoNiliSN_F5_01, whole genome shotgun sequence:
GCGTCATCCACCGGGACATAAAGCCGAGCAACTTCCTGTACAACCGGGAGAACGGCGGTACCTGTATGCTAGTGGACTTTGGACTCGCACAGgaaaccggtaccggtgagCTGTCGCTGCAGATAGGCTGTCCGGGAAAAGCCTTCCAGCGCCAGGGTGGAGACCCAACGAAAAGCTGCCGTCGGCAGGAGGAACTCTCGAATAGCAGACCAAAAGATCTCGTGAAGTCGCCCGGCGCCGGTGTTGGCAGCGTGCTGAGGCATCGCCGCTCGACGACACAGTCCTATCGGTCACCATACTCGAAAGATCTCATTAAAACGGGTGCCAACGACACCGCCTTAGACAATCAGCGCATCCCTGCTGCTGCGGTAGGTCCGAGAGCTGTGACAACTCGGCGGACCGTAGAGCAGTCGCAATGTGTCTGCTATGGGCACGCGAAGGTGTGCACTCAGTGCCTGGTGAAGCGCGAAATCATTGCACCACGTGCCGGTACACCCGGCTATCGGCCACCGGAGGTGCTGTTGAAGTACCCGGACCAGACGACGGCCGTCGACATCTGGGCCGTCGGTATCATCTTCTGTAGCATGCTCGCTAAGCTGTATCCGGTGTTCAGCAACAAGGACGATCTGCACTCGCTGGCGGAGATCATCTCCGTGTTTGGGTACGAGCGGCTAAATGAAACTGCGCTCGCCCTCGATCGGAAGCTGCAGGTAAACCCGGAAAATATGCTATGCCGGGCGTACAACTTACGGCGTTTTTGCCAGCATTTCCGGGGGTTGTATCACCGCCGCAACCAGGAACCGCCAGCCTCGGGCGAGGCGGATGCTGGTGGGCTCAGTCCGCCACCCGGCCAGGATGAGGATAATTTCGCGTGCGACAACTGCTGCAAACCGCCGGACGTTTGCCTTTGTCAGGAGCGGGTCGCTGAAGTCAGTACCGATTGTGACGAGTACGGAAACGATGCGTACGATTTGCTGGAACGGCTTCTGGAGATCAACCCGCATCATCGCATCACCGCCGCCGACGCACTTCGGCATCCCTATTTCCAGGTGCAGTATTGAATGGTGCGCAGCAGCGACGTGTTCCAACCATGCATCATCGCcattctctttttcttccatcatGATCATGGTGGAAATGAGTATAAAGACCGCACGTGTTCAGGGTTCTACCATAGCCATTCTACGCTACACCAGCACCACCTGGTACAAAAGAAGAGAGGGGTTAATGAAACGGGCAAGAGGAGAACGAACAAACGGAATGCCCGATGAGATGGGACAAAATGTAGAATAATGTGGAATTTGAACCGTGATCGGTCAATTAATGCCAGTATAGCGATAAAATAACTAAAGGTCAGCAAacgaaagacagagagagagagagagagaaacggtTAAGAGCGTGATGGAAGAAATGCTGCAAGCATGTGAATTTTCAGAGATTATCTTCGCATAGTATACTACTTCTTTAAGTTACCACCGAGTAGATAACACGCTCTGATGCAACGCGGCCACTATTGTTCTTAGCGTGCTCGCTCTTGATCATCCGCGCAATTCTGCCGGCGCTATTGCCGCTCTCTtaccagcaacagcatcaccGCGGCTAAAACAACCGGAATCCCCATACGATACGCACCCAGAACACTCCCGACCGTGGATGTGCAATAGAGAAAGTGGTCGAGAAAACAAAGCGCGCGCTCTACATTCCTGTTCGTCCCTTCCGTGGCTGGAGGGATGGCGAGAAAAGCCTGCAAGCTTGCACACGTTaaagcaatgtttttttttccattaacaATTATGAACCGAGACTATTCACGAAAAGATGTAGATGGTAATTGCTCTAATTTTACGTTGCCATTTATCAATCACCCGTGGCAACCTCCCCCACAACTCTGGTTTCCCTTTCCGATTTTAGGAAGGGTAGCATGgaactggcagcagcagcagggtttgtttgttgaattttgttttcattatttatacTAATGTAACGTTCTTTTAAGGCAAGTTTGTTTAGGAAACAATGTTCTAGTTTGCGCAAGCGCGACGCTTCCACGCGAAGTgagttatttattattttttatctatgCCAGGAATGGCAAACTTCttccatgtttttttcatctcgAAAGGGCAATCGAAGCTAAGTGTAAATTCCTGAGCATATATACGCCCTCATGCGTCAATTTTAAcctatttattttaaaacacaaaagagTGGGAGAACCAGTGGTAACGCAACCGAAGAAATTAAGGAAGACGATTCGAACAAATATGAAGGAGGCTGCACAACACGCCTCTCGGCGTGCGTTATGAATCGGCATTTTTAAAAAGCTTAGTTCGTTTTTCCATGCAATTTTCAAGCTTTACTCGATCATACAGGAAATGTGTACAAAAAGTTTACATTCACAAGCTCGTACTTTCAAACGAGGGTAATCTGCAACTGTGTAGCGTAGGGAAGGCAAGCAGGCGCAAAATGTGGCCAATACAGCGCAGATGAATCAAGGGCTAAAGAGTGGGCAGCCGTTACGAAAAGAATAGCAAATGAAGCAAGAATCGTCATGTGTTTGCCAACAACGCCTAGGTGACacagaaaataaatacaaaaaaagtacAATATTAAACCAATGGGGGAAAATGAATAAgacaaagcaagcaaacaagatAAAACCTAACTCACTCACAAGCAGTGTAGCCAATGGGGAACTGGGAAGAGAaacgcatcatcatcaacgtaGAATTAATAGTGGCTGAGATGAAGTATCTATGATGTATGTATATCTgtctctatatatatatatttgtatatgtTGTCGTTGGAACACGAAGCCGGCATGTTGTAAACCGTTCCGTTGTCCTTGTGGGAAAACTATCTGTCCGTTTGCGCGTTATGCGTTCTGTGGTAGCAAATcgtattgttttaatttttgtaacTCATAcacgcacccacccacccaataTGATTATCAACATTATCACCTTCATTCGCGGCTTTCCTGCGAGAAGTCATGTTCAGTTATTCCGCGCGCCATGTGCGTCAGTTTCTGCGGTCTTAGCAGCAACCTTTAATTTCCATCCCGTCTCTTGAGAGATAAGATCTCATCGGTTGTGGCAAGAAAAGGGATACGTTCGATAAGATTCCAAATTAAATGTGCAAGTGAATGAAACAATGTTCGGTATGGATGTATAGTGAGCTCGTTAGAGGGCAAATTGAGCAAATGGATCCAGAACTAAGATGTATTGAATATCGATGCAGAACTGAAATGAAATGACAAGACCAGTGGAGAAATTGGTTTCGTAGCGTTTGAAGCAAGATAACAAATCAATTTGAACTGAATTGCAACACAAGGAATGAAAACGCACGTTTTTTCGTCGTCCAAACATGACGATGCTACTACAGACAGGGAGACAAAAGTAGCACAATTTGAATGTATGTATTTTAAACGTAATGTTCGTTAAACTATATGGCGGGAGCATATCCCATGTGTAGGTAAATTAAACGCAATATCGACAACATGAAATGGCAAGTTGGTTTTACTCCGTTGTAAACTTGGGTTTTTatcaagaaagaaaacaatgtgAAGGTCGAGGTTTTATCCGACTCTGATATAATCCATCATGATGGGTGCGCCTTTGGTCCGTGATTTAAGTTATCGCAATTATTGAAAGGACTAGCACAAGTATTGGTCA
This window harbors:
- the LOC128721611 gene encoding probable serine/threonine-protein kinase cdc7; the protein is MDITQQQPPQSVDLAAKDAKKQRGGGQQQDTVDSSRNNAEDGQKKGGVWSRYVLHSKIDQGTFSTVSLASLSRDQSLPLDKRRLFAIKNITPTSHPLRVEREIRCMEVMGGKCNVVGIVEGFMDQGSAKLVMNYFPHKPFHQFYATLTPGEVQHYLRELLVALRHVHRHGVIHRDIKPSNFLYNRENGGTCMLVDFGLAQETGTGELSLQIGCPGKAFQRQGGDPTKSCRRQEELSNSRPKDLVKSPGAGVGSVLRHRRSTTQSYRSPYSKDLIKTGANDTALDNQRIPASQCVCYGHAKVCTQCLVKREIIAPRAGTPGYRPPEVLLKYPDQTTAVDIWAVGIIFCSMLAKLYPVFSNKDDLHSLAEIISVFGYERLNETALALDRKLQVNPENMLCRAYNLRRFCQHFRGLYHRRNQEPPASGEADAGGLSPPPGQDEDNFACDNCCKPPDVCLCQERVAEVSTDCDEYGNDAYDLLERLLEINPHHRITAADALRHPYFQVQY